Proteins encoded by one window of Balneola sp.:
- the menC gene encoding o-succinylbenzoate synthase, producing MLSYYSYITPLKKPFKTSMGNFASREGIIITYEKDGLRAYGEVAPLPGFSIDNLIEVKSVLLSNRNLINDFIDSENYDELLNELSNSHPYPSLLFGIDTLIHDLKAKQQKIPFQELLFGKGTNQVLCNTTIGMQTTEEALNQAELKIKEGFRTIKVKVGKDFQKEKEVLYSLRDHYPDIKLRIDANQAWEKGEAVTLLNQLSSLNIEYCEQPVSAENISDLKWVSDRTEIPIAADESLANKDNIIKIFENKSCDLIVIKPALFGSFEEINVTKQLANSHNMVVVFTTTLDGVIGRKVTSVLASGLGSTNFAHGLGTGSFFYESYSSSEHIENGRYLLNECEPGLGHPIDLVQLKEVC from the coding sequence CTTATGAAAAGGATGGATTACGAGCCTATGGAGAAGTAGCCCCGCTACCTGGCTTTTCCATTGACAATCTGATTGAAGTGAAATCAGTACTGCTATCTAATAGAAACTTAATTAATGACTTCATTGACAGTGAAAATTATGATGAATTACTAAACGAATTATCGAACTCTCATCCTTATCCCTCCCTATTATTTGGAATAGATACATTAATTCATGATCTAAAAGCAAAACAACAGAAGATCCCTTTTCAGGAATTATTATTTGGGAAAGGAACAAACCAGGTTTTATGCAATACAACCATTGGTATGCAAACTACCGAAGAGGCTCTAAATCAAGCTGAACTGAAGATCAAAGAAGGGTTTAGAACTATTAAAGTAAAAGTGGGAAAGGATTTTCAGAAAGAGAAAGAAGTACTCTATTCATTGAGGGATCATTATCCTGATATTAAATTAAGGATTGATGCCAACCAGGCATGGGAGAAAGGTGAAGCAGTTACGCTTCTTAATCAGCTTTCGTCCTTAAATATTGAGTATTGCGAGCAACCCGTTTCTGCTGAGAACATCTCTGATTTAAAGTGGGTAAGTGACAGAACGGAGATCCCAATTGCTGCTGATGAATCACTGGCTAACAAAGACAACATTATCAAGATTTTCGAGAATAAGAGCTGCGATCTGATTGTTATAAAACCAGCTTTATTTGGTTCTTTCGAAGAAATAAACGTAACAAAACAACTTGCCAATTCTCATAACATGGTAGTTGTCTTCACAACAACCCTTGACGGAGTTATTGGGAGGAAGGTCACATCGGTCTTGGCATCTGGTCTCGGCTCAACCAATTTTGCCCATGGACTAGGAACTGGTTCATTTTTTTATGAATCATATTCAAGTTCTGAGCATATTGAGAATGGAAGATATTTACTCAATGAATGTGAACCCGGATTAGGCCACCCAATTGATCTAGTTCAATTAAAAGAAGTGTGCTAA
- a CDS encoding alkyl hydroperoxide reductase, translated as MSLTLRAAAIYNLIWGGWVVLFPNHFFELVGMELPTHPMIWQGMGMVIGVYGLGYWWASKDPLTHWPIVAVGFLGKIFGPVGFFVNYLNGNIPFEFFYTLITNDFIWWLPFFLILKTSHKHKKIQWI; from the coding sequence ATGTCACTTACCCTTAGAGCCGCTGCAATCTACAATCTTATTTGGGGGGGGTGGGTAGTTTTGTTTCCAAATCACTTTTTCGAATTAGTGGGAATGGAATTGCCAACACATCCTATGATTTGGCAAGGAATGGGCATGGTTATTGGGGTTTATGGTTTGGGATATTGGTGGGCTTCAAAAGATCCTTTAACTCATTGGCCAATTGTAGCGGTTGGTTTTTTAGGTAAAATATTTGGCCCGGTTGGGTTTTTTGTAAACTACTTAAATGGAAATATCCCTTTTGAATTTTTCTATACACTTATTACCAACGACTTTATATGGTGGCTTCCCTTTTTCCTCATTCTGAAAACCTCCCATAAGCATAAAAAGATTCAATGGATTTGA
- the menE gene encoding o-succinylbenzoate--CoA ligase — protein MFRSRLHSFEFRKTNPQQVFLTSQHGMYTYSDLDRFTAFFKDIVEKKSDSIKWPIAFLSESSDLLIFSIAACWKLGIPFIPLNPKLPTEKLKEQIQELSPTLIFSDSKNRNRLMGDDVIQMDENFFLNAFTFDIRNLKLPDETKIKDQLVFGYFFTSGTSGSPKIVPLKRKQMLAAAKSSAKNFKPDPNHFWLLCLPLNHIGGISIILRSLIYGTAIYRMDVFHEEMIKEFLGENTRFQAASLVPTMLKRLLDDPLFKTHRSFKAILLGGGPVNSGLLQKAVERGIPVVSSYGMTETCAQIAANPTSAPSGVYIPIKSVGKAFPPNELQIRDDRGKVLKRNQSGTIWLKGPQVFDGYYYKKDNKDRFDKDGWFNTGDYGHKNTFDQVFIESRRTDLIITGGENVNPVEVEQAIQKLPFIKEAAVVGLPDEEWGQKITAVVTLSNGKNPSLEEMRDLLKGELINFKLPRELFIIDELPKTQTGKIRKSELIASFS, from the coding sequence TTGTTTAGGTCTCGATTACATAGTTTTGAATTTAGGAAAACAAACCCGCAACAGGTCTTTTTGACCTCTCAGCATGGAATGTATACTTATAGTGATCTTGACCGATTCACTGCCTTCTTCAAAGATATAGTAGAGAAAAAATCTGATTCCATTAAATGGCCTATCGCCTTTCTCTCCGAATCCTCTGATTTACTCATCTTCTCGATAGCCGCTTGCTGGAAACTTGGCATCCCCTTTATTCCCTTAAATCCAAAACTACCTACTGAAAAGCTCAAAGAACAGATACAGGAACTCAGTCCCACACTCATCTTTTCTGACTCGAAAAATAGAAATCGATTAATGGGCGATGATGTCATTCAAATGGATGAGAATTTCTTCCTCAATGCTTTCACCTTTGATATAAGAAATCTTAAACTACCTGATGAGACTAAGATCAAAGACCAATTAGTGTTTGGCTACTTTTTCACTTCCGGTACTTCAGGTTCTCCAAAGATTGTACCACTTAAAAGAAAGCAGATGCTTGCTGCGGCGAAATCGTCCGCAAAGAATTTTAAACCCGATCCTAACCATTTCTGGTTACTCTGCCTCCCTCTTAATCACATTGGTGGTATTTCAATCATATTACGATCGCTTATTTACGGAACAGCAATCTACCGAATGGATGTATTCCATGAAGAAATGATTAAGGAATTCCTTGGAGAGAATACCCGGTTCCAGGCAGCTTCGTTAGTTCCTACTATGCTCAAGCGGTTACTGGACGATCCTCTCTTTAAAACCCATAGAAGTTTTAAAGCCATTTTACTAGGAGGAGGCCCTGTGAATTCAGGCTTGCTCCAAAAGGCGGTAGAACGAGGAATACCTGTGGTTTCATCTTATGGGATGACAGAAACCTGTGCTCAAATTGCTGCTAACCCTACTTCTGCACCTTCCGGAGTATATATCCCAATTAAAAGTGTAGGAAAGGCTTTTCCACCCAATGAATTACAAATCAGGGATGATCGTGGGAAGGTACTTAAACGAAATCAATCGGGTACAATTTGGCTAAAAGGCCCTCAAGTATTTGACGGTTATTACTATAAAAAAGACAATAAGGACCGTTTCGATAAAGACGGATGGTTTAATACCGGCGACTATGGACACAAGAATACCTTTGACCAGGTATTTATTGAATCAAGGCGTACAGATCTAATAATCACCGGAGGGGAAAATGTGAATCCCGTTGAAGTGGAACAGGCGATTCAAAAGCTTCCATTTATCAAAGAAGCGGCAGTTGTTGGACTACCGGATGAAGAATGGGGTCAAAAAATAACAGCTGTTGTAACTCTGTCGAATGGAAAAAATCCAAGCCTCGAAGAAATGAGAGATTTACTTAAGGGAGAGCTCATCAATTTCAAATTACCGAGAGAGCTGTTCATCATCGACGAACTCCCCAAAACTCAAACTGGAAAAATTAGGAAGTCAGAACTTATCGCTTCTTTTTCTTAG
- the purB gene encoding adenylosuccinate lyase — protein MISRYARKEMSDIWTEENQFNAWLQVELAACWAWAKLGVIPMEDVDKLYEQASFDLARIKEIEEQTRHDVVAFTRAVSETLGDEKKWIHYGLTSTDVVDTAWGVRLKQANELLLSDLERIIAVLKEKALKHKHTVMMGRTHGIHAEPTTFGLKCALWYAEMSRNLERFKKAAFDVEFGKLSGSVGTFANIPPEVEQHTCEKLGLTPAPISTQTLQRDRHAHYLSTIALIGSTLEKMAVEVRHLQRSEVREAEEAFRKGQKGSSSMPHKRNPISSENISGCARVLRGYMVTAFENIPLWHERDISHSSAERIILPDATILLDYMLHRFANVMENLVVFEENMEANIWKTHGLVFSQRVLNKLIEKGEVREQAYDAVQPLAMQAWENQIAFKPLVEADAFITSKLSQEEIDDAFDLNHHTRNVDTIFERVGLR, from the coding sequence ATGATTTCAAGATATGCCCGAAAGGAAATGTCAGATATATGGACAGAAGAAAACCAGTTCAATGCATGGTTACAAGTAGAGCTGGCGGCATGTTGGGCATGGGCTAAGCTGGGAGTGATCCCAATGGAAGATGTAGATAAGTTATATGAGCAAGCATCTTTCGATCTGGCCCGAATTAAGGAAATTGAAGAGCAAACACGCCATGATGTGGTGGCTTTTACCAGGGCAGTGTCAGAAACTCTTGGAGATGAGAAGAAATGGATACACTATGGGCTTACTTCAACCGACGTAGTTGATACGGCATGGGGAGTGAGACTTAAACAGGCCAATGAATTACTGTTATCAGACCTGGAGAGAATAATAGCTGTGCTGAAAGAAAAGGCTTTAAAGCATAAGCATACAGTTATGATGGGCAGGACACATGGCATCCATGCCGAGCCTACTACTTTTGGATTAAAGTGTGCGCTCTGGTATGCTGAAATGTCCAGAAATCTGGAGCGGTTTAAAAAAGCAGCTTTTGATGTCGAGTTTGGTAAGCTTTCGGGATCAGTAGGAACATTTGCAAATATACCTCCCGAAGTAGAACAGCACACCTGCGAGAAGCTGGGGCTTACTCCTGCGCCAATTTCTACACAAACCTTGCAACGTGATCGTCACGCGCATTATTTGTCTACCATAGCATTAATTGGCTCTACCCTGGAAAAAATGGCTGTTGAAGTTCGGCACCTGCAACGAAGTGAGGTTCGAGAAGCAGAAGAAGCATTTAGAAAAGGGCAAAAAGGTTCTTCATCTATGCCTCATAAGCGAAACCCTATTAGCTCAGAAAATATATCAGGTTGTGCCAGGGTTCTAAGGGGCTATATGGTTACGGCTTTTGAAAATATTCCACTTTGGCATGAGCGTGATATTTCTCACTCATCGGCAGAACGAATTATACTTCCTGATGCGACTATTCTTTTAGACTATATGCTTCATCGTTTTGCAAATGTGATGGAAAACCTTGTGGTGTTTGAAGAGAATATGGAAGCCAACATCTGGAAAACACATGGTTTGGTATTCTCTCAAAGGGTCTTAAATAAACTTATCGAAAAGGGAGAGGTACGGGAGCAAGCCTACGATGCCGTTCAACCATTGGCAATGCAGGCCTGGGAGAATCAAATTGCTTTCAAACCGTTAGTTGAAGCAGATGCTTTTATTACCAGTAAGCTATCACAGGAAGAAATAGATGATGCCTTTGACTTAAATCATCATACCAGAAATGTGGATACTATTTTTGAGAGGGTGGGCTTGAGATAA